ATACAAACGGGCCATGCAACATTGATAGCGGAAGGAAACGAGGCCACACTCAAAACGCAACAAAACACACGGACCAGTCGAAAGAAATAAtgtgaataattaaaatgccaaaCTAATTTGGCTGTTCTATAATCCACACACTCACGGTAGGGTGCAAAACTAATAGGCTATGCAATCTAAACGGTGGGGTGACCGATGAACTAGCCATTATTTACTAGACCTGCGAGACTCAAGCATATAAATAATGcaaatggaaaagtaaaatcGGTAGAGCTACCTCATCCAATCCTAAGGCgcgttaaatatttctaacttttctaattgaaaattcagtgtacatatatacttttctaattgcaaatgcatatagtatgattttttaaaaaaattaagaaaagtaCTAGGTACGCATACCACAACTAAGGCTTTCGATATCTCTGGAACACAAATAAGAGCTAAGATCACTGTGAAATCTTAGGTACAACTGATGGGAAAATTCCAAAAGAGTTTGGGAAATGCTAGAAAATACATGGGGAACGCAACGAGGCGTAGAGAAACCAATTTCGCACAAATATTCCATAAATATGGCCAGTCGCCTGACAAATTGGCGAAACGGTGCGGTAAGAATCACCAGTGAAGCGCAACGCACATTCTAGAGCTCGATCTCTGAAACGGATTCACTGGATctgcacaggaaaaaaaatgccgatataaatataatagtatTATATCAACAATTAAGcaggggaaataaatatgaatagtcttaaatcaaaaaggtaaaaactatttatctGAGATAGGGCTATATACATTGTCTTTTAAGATAGTATCCGATATTAAAAACCTATTTAATTGatcttattttacataaatatttctttctgggtttgataataaatttaaatcgagGTGATAGGTTTTTAGATAttagtttaatattataaaatcgaaaggagcaggaggaaataaatacttacatttttcaaacttttacAATAAAGCGAAAATTCAAAAACTATTTATCTAAGATAAATTGTTGTACCGATGGTTGTTTAAGAAATaatgacaatttttaaaatataccaacATTTTGGTAGTATTCGATATGAAAAACCTATTAGATTGATCTTATTTTACCTACATATTTCATTCCGGATAcgataataaattgaaatctaGAAGATAGCTAAGAACTAATTTTGAGATATCATTAAACTCgtacaaattaataatttattatcgtAGCACTTAGATTTTTCTCGCAGTGCACTTACCGACCGACGGATTGGCAAGCGGTTCTCACTGAGCGGCCGCTCGTTCTCCAAATTGCGCCGCACCGACGCATCTGGCGACTTGTACTGACGAGCGCTGCCGACGAGCAGCTGGCGCTGATTCGCGAGTTCCTTGGTGGATTTCGTGGGGTTGGCAGGCACCTCCTCCgcaagctcctcctcctccccctccaACTGCAAGTCCAAGTGAAGTTCTTCGTTTTGGCCGCCGGTTGCCAAGGAAGACGATGGTGTGGCGGCGGGTTCATTGGACTCCGTGGACTCCTTAAACTCCTTGGCCCTGCGACATTGCACTTTGAAGTCCGGTGATTTCATTAGCTGGGCGGCGGGACAAGGATTTTGGGTGGCCAGGCGCTGGCGCTCCTTTTGCAGTTGCTGGCGTTCCAGGGAAAGGAACTGTTGCAGGTCCATCTCTGCGGAACCAAAGGAATTGTTATAATGGAACCCCACATAAATCAGCCAATTGTGCAAATCAGTAAACTCACCATATTGCCAAGTCCTCCAATTCGTTTTTGGGCATTCAATGCCAACGCAACGAAGCTTGTTCTATTATTTGCGCACTATTTAATTGAGTAAATCACGCTTCACTTTCGAAAAAGTTGAATATTTACGCGGAATTCAATGTGACCGCATCTGGGCTACCTGTTACTTCTCGCACGGGACTTACTAACGCGTAAAGGAACTACACCAAGAAATGGTCACCCTACTGCAGCAGTGTTGAAAAGTGACTAACCGGAAACTGTTAACTCACTGTtaactaataaatttaaagttataaattaaatttaatgaaggtgtaaattataattatagtaAGAAggtaacatttaaatattggaagatctttataaacatttaaattttgtgagttcgctttattataaaaatggttACGCCAATCCTTAAATTCttctttttaaatgctattagGGGAGGTCAcagaaatgaataaaattactaacgaaaaacaaaccataatttttatgtttgtaTTTCATTAAATCCCATGAACTTCAATCGGCTATTCCGAGACAAATCAGTCAGATATATTAGTATATCTCTTTGCTCGGATCGATTACTGTTTATAGATTTCTTTAGGAAAGGAAATCATACCCATAAAATttagtttgtttattttcttgtGACGAACACTCAAGGCGAAACCAAAATCCGCATACATTTTAGACATTCCTACCGCATCGACTTAGATATTTTTCCAACACAAGGATTCTTATATATCAAATTTCATACATCACTAACCCTCCATCGCGATGGGCACCTTGGGCAACCAGTTCATCCTGTCGCGGGAGCGTCGTCGCTTCGGTCGCCAGTGCCTCTTCACGGACCGCAACGAGATGATCCTGAGTGTGCAGCCCAGTGGCCGTCTGCGGCTCAAGTACATCCTGCGCAATCCGATACACGAGAAGACCCAGCTCAGCGAGCAATATGCCGTGTCTTCCGTATTAACCCACAATGTGACCTTGGATTCGCGCGGAATGAATCACTTTGAGGGCGGTTGGAATGTCAAGGAGGTGAATGTTGCCGACGAGGAGTCCACTCTGCGCTATCGCAAGAAGGTGGAGCGTGACGACTCCTGGGGCGTCGAGGTGAACAAGCTGATGCACGACGTCATACAGATCAGTTCGGCCAATAATGCAATTAATATCTATGAAGATTTCTTTTTGGATTTGCCCGAGGATCTGGGTAAGGGGATTAGCATGAAAATAGCGGCCCGTGGAACCCACGTTTTTCATGACCTCTGGATTCCATCGCGTCGGTTGCTTATGTGCGAATGGTTGAACTCGGATCCCTCGCAGTTTCTACTGACTTTCTCCAACCGCAAGAGTTTGGAACCGGACTATAAGAAACAACTGAATACTTTGCCTGACTTTGGTAATGATAATCCCAACTCGTTCTTCATCTGGAACCTGGACGATGCCACCCGACCGGTGGCCTTTTACGATTCGGAAAGAGTCCTGACCATTGGCAAAATGTGCATGCGGGATGAGAGCTACATGGTGGGTGGCTTCCAGGAGGGTCAGGTGGGCTTCTGGCTAACGGAGAGCATGGGCGGACCGAAGAGGGTGTGCCCCCTGGAGGCGTGCCATCGCGAGGCGACCTCTGCCCTCTGCTGGGTTCACTCCAAACTCAACACCGAGTTCTATTCGGGATCGCTAGATGGTTCGGTGAAGTACTGGGATACCAGGGATCTGCTGATGCCCGTGAATGAGGTCCTGGCTGAACCGAATCCCCAGCAAGTGCAGAATCGGCAGGATGCACATGGTGTGACTGTCCTGGAATTCGAGTACACCATCCCAGTTCGCTATATCTTCTGCACCGATATGGGCTGCGTTTTTGTTGGGAATCGCAAGGGACTCACCCCACAGGAGACCATCGTTGGGGTCTATAAACTATTCGCCGGTCCCATTCGCTGTGTGATGCGGAATCCTTTCTTCGTGAAGAACTTCCTCATCGTTGGAGATTGGAGGGTTCGCATTTGGTCGGAGGAGGTGAAGAATTGCCCTAGTACCTTCTATTTTCGTCGGCCCAATCAGGTGATCAGTGGAGCCTGGAGCACCGGTCGCTGTTCGTTGTTCTGCATCGGTGACGATAAGGGCAATCTGGAGTTCTGGGACCTCCTCATGTCGCACAAGCGTCCCATCATGACCATCAAATACAAGCATAATGTAACACATTTGGTCTTCAAACCCGATGGTTCCATGCTCGCCGTGAGTCTGTCGAATGGCGATGTTTTCATGCTCCGACTGGAGGAGGGAATGCGAAGTGCCACCGTGAAGGAGAAGTCACTCATGATGTCGGTGGGTGATCTTCgtcacactcagaaaaaaaagttcCTTAATTTAAGTCCATTGGCTAAAATGGCTAACCAGTTTATATGTGGACTTACAAATTTTCATCccatataaattttaagtctAAATAGATTTCAAATGGACCTAAGGCCATATGGACTGTAACACGAACTTGAGTCCATTCTTAGTCCATTTagacttaaaatgtatatgggataaaaacttttaagtccatgtatagccttatttagccatttttagtccATTCTTCCTTAAAGTCCGTGGACTTAAATCtaggtaattttttttctgagttcaGGAATCTTAGGATTTCCATAGGATCtcattttcctttgtttctCCCCCAGATGTTCGAACGCGAAATATCGCGCTGTA
The genomic region above belongs to Drosophila takahashii strain IR98-3 E-12201 chromosome 2L, DtakHiC1v2, whole genome shotgun sequence and contains:
- the LOC108061067 gene encoding dynein intermediate chain 3, ciliary encodes the protein MGTLGNQFILSRERRRFGRQCLFTDRNEMILSVQPSGRLRLKYILRNPIHEKTQLSEQYAVSSVLTHNVTLDSRGMNHFEGGWNVKEVNVADEESTLRYRKKVERDDSWGVEVNKLMHDVIQISSANNAINIYEDFFLDLPEDLGKGISMKIAARGTHVFHDLWIPSRRLLMCEWLNSDPSQFLLTFSNRKSLEPDYKKQLNTLPDFGNDNPNSFFIWNLDDATRPVAFYDSERVLTIGKMCMRDESYMVGGFQEGQVGFWLTESMGGPKRVCPLEACHREATSALCWVHSKLNTEFYSGSLDGSVKYWDTRDLLMPVNEVLAEPNPQQVQNRQDAHGVTVLEFEYTIPVRYIFCTDMGCVFVGNRKGLTPQETIVGVYKLFAGPIRCVMRNPFFVKNFLIVGDWRVRIWSEEVKNCPSTFYFRRPNQVISGAWSTGRCSLFCIGDDKGNLEFWDLLMSHKRPIMTIKYKHNVTHLVFKPDGSMLAVSLSNGDVFMLRLEEGMRSATVKEKSLMMSMFEREISRCKLLEAREEEIKLKKRLTSIFIEEERKSKEKLEAKKKKAQAKKEQEPKAEDEATIFLRMIESDFEFSQALLEFNETIESIAAKRAKRVFNMEHTVFETGQA